In Apostichopus japonicus isolate 1M-3 chromosome 3, ASM3797524v1, whole genome shotgun sequence, a single genomic region encodes these proteins:
- the LOC139962698 gene encoding GLIPR1-like protein 1 isoform X3, producing MEILKAHNTYRLDVTPASSNMNELLWRSKLAEQAQEWSNGCFYAHPDKRVHADYQGIGQNLFISWLDEGGDNPPVVTLPVDMWNSEVANFSYPMNTCRKGAVCGHYTQVVWAETTKVGCGIKFCRWARSSKRTFENAWLVTCNYSPAGNMQGEKPYERGDPCTACAKGFCRNNLCSKCKTGEEGCECNLDCQNCGTLDQIKCKCACPSGFYGPACESECRDTDAYCGANPGYPSYWCNDERHSFVKEKCPAMCGVCEAGNGRRPRC from the exons ATGGAGATTCTAAAGGCGCACAATACTTACAGATTAGACGTTACACCAGCTTCAAGCAACATGAACGAACTG TTGTGGAGGTCCAAACTTGCAGAACAAGCACAGGAATGGAGTAATGGTTGTTTTTACGCACATCCCGACAAACGTGTGCATGCAGATTACCAAGGAATTGGCCAGAATTTGTTCATTTCATGGCTAGATGAAGGAGGCGATAATCCCCCGGTAGTGACCCTACCAGTTGATATGTGGAATAGCGAAGTGGCGAACTTCAGCTACCCCATGAACACATGCAGAAAAGGAGCAGTTTGCGGCCATTATACTCAG GTCGTTTGGGCTGAAACAACAAAGGTTGGTTGTGGGATCAAATTCTGTCGATGGGCAAGAAGTTCCAAAAGAACGTTTGAGAACGCTTGGCTGGTAACCTGCAACTACTCCCCTGC CGGAAACATGCAAGGTGAAAAACCTTACGAGAGAGGAGATCCTTGTACTGCTTGTGCAAAGGGATTCTGCAGAAACAACCTATGCT CCAAATGCAAGACTGGGGAGGAAGGATGTG AGTGTAATCTGGATTGCCAGAACTGTGGAACCCTTGACCAAATCAAATGCAAGTGCGCATGTCCCTCCGGTTTCTATGGACCTGCATGCGAGA GCGAGTGTCGGGATACCGACGCGTATTGTGGAGCTAACCCTGGCTATCCTTCCTATTGGTGCAACGATGAAAGACATAGTTTTGTAAAGGAAAAATGCCCAGCGATGTGCGGTGTCTGCG AGGCCGGGAATGGACGTCGTCCAAGATGCTGA
- the LOC139962698 gene encoding cysteine-rich venom protein pseudechetoxin-like isoform X1, giving the protein MKIVIAFLLAVGFLQSFAEEKPVSISSPGEALTTTAEEIAKRSFMRDEDAFEERFRRAASKFGGGEYSTKQQKQLLAAHNEHRLSVKPSSSNMNELLWRSKLAEQAQEWSNGCFYAHPDKRVHADYQGIGQNLFISWLDEGGDNPPVVTLPVDMWNSEVANFSYPMNTCRKGAVCGHYTQVVWAETTKVGCGIKFCRWARSSKRTFENAWLVTCNYSPAGNMQGEKPYERGDPCTACAKGFCRNNLCSKCKTGEEGCECNLDCQNCGTLDQIKCKCACPSGFYGPACESECRDTDAYCGANPGYPSYWCNDERHSFVKEKCPAMCGVCEAGNGRRPRC; this is encoded by the exons ATGAAGATAGTAATAGCCTTTCTGCTCGCCGTCGGCTTTCTTCAAAGCTTTGCCGAAGAGAAACCTGTGTCCATTTCTTCACCGGGAGAGGCATTAACGACTACTGCAGAAGAGATTGCAAAGAGAAGTTTCATGCGTGATGAAGATGCGTTCGAAGAGCGGTTTAGACGAGCGGCTTCTAAGTTTGGTGGAGGAGAATATTCCACTAAACAGCAGAAGCAACTTCTAGCGGCCCATAACGAGCACAGGTTATCGGTAAAACCTTCTTCTAGCAATATGAACGAATTG TTGTGGAGGTCCAAACTTGCAGAACAAGCACAGGAATGGAGTAATGGTTGTTTTTACGCACATCCCGACAAACGTGTGCATGCAGATTACCAAGGAATTGGCCAGAATTTGTTCATTTCATGGCTAGATGAAGGAGGCGATAATCCCCCGGTAGTGACCCTACCAGTTGATATGTGGAATAGCGAAGTGGCGAACTTCAGCTACCCCATGAACACATGCAGAAAAGGAGCAGTTTGCGGCCATTATACTCAG GTCGTTTGGGCTGAAACAACAAAGGTTGGTTGTGGGATCAAATTCTGTCGATGGGCAAGAAGTTCCAAAAGAACGTTTGAGAACGCTTGGCTGGTAACCTGCAACTACTCCCCTGC CGGAAACATGCAAGGTGAAAAACCTTACGAGAGAGGAGATCCTTGTACTGCTTGTGCAAAGGGATTCTGCAGAAACAACCTATGCT CCAAATGCAAGACTGGGGAGGAAGGATGTG AGTGTAATCTGGATTGCCAGAACTGTGGAACCCTTGACCAAATCAAATGCAAGTGCGCATGTCCCTCCGGTTTCTATGGACCTGCATGCGAGA GCGAGTGTCGGGATACCGACGCGTATTGTGGAGCTAACCCTGGCTATCCTTCCTATTGGTGCAACGATGAAAGACATAGTTTTGTAAAGGAAAAATGCCCAGCGATGTGCGGTGTCTGCG AGGCCGGGAATGGACGTCGTCCAAGATGCTGA